A portion of the Chloroflexaceae bacterium genome contains these proteins:
- a CDS encoding peptide ABC transporter substrate-binding protein — MRWRPVRWLPILALALILGPLLAACTDRQAEAPPAPAGTLRWSLEGVSDITRLDPARPSGNQENIPLYLIFGGLVRLNANLEVIGDGAERWTVSKDGMVYTFYLRPNLKYGDGAPAVAQHFADALARTLAPATGSEFALTFLQNIIGAREVREGKATALEGVRALDERTLEIRLDSPRGYFLSQLTYAINYLVPPGAIEAAGPAWLDRAFGTGPFRVADYEPGQRLILEGNPYYWAGPPGVERVEFRFFPDTEAAFSAYQAGEVDVMGSVQAGVPATRLDETGGQPGFRTISAPVARYIGFNNTRPPFDNLYVRQAFAQAVDKDRLVADALKGSATPARRILPVGFAGTQEPVTPLAFDPVGARAALGLAGYVSGAELPPVKLTYESGDADLGRVAAELRRFWRESLGVDVDLDPVPRQTLIDRLDALTVNPRAPDAMQMYLSVWGADYPDPQNFLSLQLHSASPYNNGRWQNPRFDELVEEADRMSGSGEQAERFRLYRDAEQIAINEVGWLPLYNPLVTLAIRPTVRGLTPTVSPQGIIAEDWTEVRIVEGR, encoded by the coding sequence ATGCGCTGGCGACCGGTCAGGTGGTTGCCGATTCTGGCCCTGGCGCTGATTCTGGGGCCGCTGCTCGCGGCATGCACTGATCGCCAGGCCGAGGCGCCGCCGGCGCCCGCTGGCACACTCCGCTGGAGTCTTGAAGGGGTCAGCGACATTACCCGGCTCGACCCGGCACGGCCCAGCGGCAATCAGGAGAACATCCCTCTCTACCTGATCTTCGGCGGCCTGGTGCGGCTCAATGCCAACCTGGAAGTGATTGGCGACGGCGCGGAACGCTGGACCGTCAGCAAAGACGGGATGGTATACACCTTCTACCTGCGACCCAACCTGAAGTACGGCGACGGCGCGCCAGCGGTCGCGCAGCACTTCGCCGACGCCCTGGCGCGCACGCTGGCCCCCGCCACCGGCAGCGAGTTCGCGCTTACCTTTCTGCAGAATATCATCGGCGCGCGCGAGGTGCGCGAAGGGAAAGCCACTGCCCTGGAGGGCGTGCGCGCCCTTGACGAGCGGACCCTCGAGATCCGCCTTGATTCGCCGCGCGGCTATTTCCTCTCCCAACTCACGTATGCCATCAACTACCTTGTGCCTCCGGGGGCGATTGAGGCCGCAGGCCCGGCCTGGCTTGATCGCGCCTTCGGCACCGGACCGTTTCGCGTCGCGGATTACGAGCCGGGGCAGCGCCTGATTCTGGAAGGCAACCCGTACTACTGGGCCGGGCCGCCCGGCGTGGAACGGGTGGAGTTTCGCTTCTTCCCCGATACCGAGGCCGCCTTTAGCGCCTACCAGGCCGGCGAGGTAGACGTGATGGGCAGCGTACAGGCCGGCGTGCCGGCCACACGGCTGGATGAGACGGGCGGGCAGCCTGGCTTTCGGACCATCAGCGCCCCGGTGGCGCGCTATATCGGCTTTAACAACACCCGGCCGCCCTTCGACAACCTCTATGTGCGGCAGGCCTTCGCCCAGGCCGTGGACAAAGATCGCCTCGTGGCTGACGCGCTCAAGGGATCGGCCACGCCGGCCCGGCGCATTTTGCCGGTGGGCTTCGCCGGCACTCAAGAGCCTGTCACGCCCCTGGCCTTTGACCCCGTGGGGGCGCGCGCGGCGCTGGGCCTGGCCGGCTACGTCAGCGGCGCCGAGTTGCCGCCGGTGAAGCTGACCTACGAGAGCGGCGACGCCGACCTGGGTCGCGTGGCCGCGGAACTCCGGCGCTTCTGGCGCGAGAGCCTGGGGGTGGACGTGGACCTTGACCCGGTGCCACGGCAAACCCTGATTGACCGGCTTGACGCTCTGACCGTCAACCCCCGGGCCCCCGACGCGATGCAGATGTACCTCAGCGTCTGGGGCGCCGATTATCCCGATCCCCAGAACTTCCTCTCACTCCAACTCCACAGCGCCTCGCCCTATAACAACGGACGCTGGCAAAACCCGCGCTTCGATGAACTGGTCGAAGAGGCCGATCGCATGAGCGGGAGCGGCGAGCAGGCCGAACGCTTCCGTCTGTACCGCGACGCCGAGCAGATCGCCATCAACGAGGTGGGCTGGCTGCCCCTGTACAACCCCCTGGTCACTCTGGCCATTCGCCCGACAGTACGCGGCCTGACGCCAACCGTCTCGCCACAGGGGATCATTGCCGAGGACTGGACCGAGGTGCGGATCGTGGAGGGACGATGA
- a CDS encoding PBP1A family penicillin-binding protein, with the protein MCARRATSYPPLPRFSRRRRRRVSTFRRRHPILAFVGRLALAFVKLTLVALLLAVAGGLWLYQRYARDLPDPAQIGEYRSFETTRIYARDGTTLLYELVGPDAGRRTPVAFEQIPQILKDATIAVEDAGFYQNPGVDLRGIIRAALQNYQSGEIVSGASTITMQLVRNILLDPEERYERSYERKLREAILAYRVSRAFGKDQILNLYLNQVYYGAQAYGVEAAAQAYFSKHVWELTPAEATLIAGLPQAPTTYNPFTDFAAAKARQRVTLDLMAEHGFLSRAEAERIYAEPITLAPPRTDLIAPHFVFYVRDLLERRYGPEVLYRSGLRVITSIDLAWQAEAQRIAREQIEALRARNASNAAVVMLAPDGQILAMVGSIDYNAPDGQVNVALARRQPGSALKPFIYAAALQRGWTPATVIWDTPSRWVNADGIVYEPRNYDNAFHGPMRLRMALANSLNIPAVKALEYVGVEPFVETMSRLGITTFDDPRRFGLAMALGSNEVRLLELTAAYNALRNGGRYVAPVAVLRVTNSRGEVLERWQPDQGRPVFGPNSAQIAYLITSILSDNHARRYMFGANNVMELPDIIAAAKTGTSNDFRDSWALGYTTEVTIGAWVGNNDASPMEEVAGANGAGQIWRELMLRYHLGRPATPFPRPPGIEEIPICADTGGRAGPGCPRPTTELFIAGSGPKEVDVVYQTVRVGGNGTCLAASYTPAAEVREVQYPLYPPEFREWAARNAPQPPTEVCPPPQAPAEIIARLAPIGVSGVVTGTQVFISGTARGPFSLEVGPGSAPNTWQTIAQNPIPVEDGLLGVWITSGLAPGDYTLRLRVITVEGFSVTAEQVVRYAPGR; encoded by the coding sequence ATGTGCGCTCGCCGCGCGACCTCCTATCCTCCGTTGCCCCGCTTCAGTCGCCGGCGCCGGCGGCGGGTCTCGACCTTCCGGCGGCGTCACCCCATCCTGGCCTTTGTTGGCCGCCTGGCCCTCGCCTTCGTCAAACTGACCCTCGTGGCCCTGCTGCTCGCCGTTGCGGGCGGGCTGTGGCTCTACCAGCGTTATGCCCGCGATCTGCCCGACCCGGCGCAGATCGGCGAGTATCGCAGCTTCGAAACCACGCGCATTTACGCCCGTGACGGCACGACGCTGCTCTACGAACTGGTCGGACCCGACGCGGGCCGGCGCACCCCTGTGGCCTTCGAACAGATTCCCCAGATACTGAAGGACGCGACCATCGCCGTCGAGGATGCCGGGTTCTACCAGAATCCCGGCGTTGACCTGCGGGGGATCATCCGCGCGGCGCTCCAGAACTACCAGAGCGGCGAAATCGTCAGTGGAGCCTCCACCATCACCATGCAACTGGTGCGGAACATCCTTCTCGACCCCGAAGAGCGCTATGAACGGAGCTACGAGCGCAAGCTCCGCGAAGCCATCCTGGCCTACCGGGTCAGTCGCGCCTTTGGCAAGGACCAGATCCTCAACCTCTACCTCAACCAGGTGTATTACGGCGCCCAGGCCTATGGCGTCGAGGCGGCGGCGCAGGCGTATTTTTCCAAGCACGTCTGGGAACTGACTCCCGCCGAGGCCACGCTGATTGCCGGACTGCCCCAGGCGCCCACGACCTACAACCCCTTCACCGACTTCGCCGCCGCGAAGGCCCGCCAGCGGGTAACCCTGGACCTGATGGCCGAGCATGGCTTTCTGAGCCGCGCCGAGGCCGAGCGCATCTACGCCGAGCCGATCACCCTCGCGCCCCCGCGCACCGACCTGATCGCTCCGCACTTCGTCTTCTATGTGCGCGACTTGCTGGAGCGGCGCTACGGCCCCGAAGTGCTCTACCGCTCCGGGCTGCGGGTGATCACCAGCATTGATCTGGCCTGGCAGGCCGAGGCCCAGCGCATCGCCCGCGAGCAGATTGAGGCCCTGCGGGCGCGCAACGCCTCCAATGCCGCCGTGGTGATGCTCGCCCCCGACGGGCAGATCCTGGCCATGGTCGGCAGCATTGACTACAACGCGCCCGATGGGCAGGTCAACGTCGCCCTGGCCCGCCGGCAGCCCGGTTCGGCGCTCAAGCCCTTTATCTACGCGGCTGCGCTGCAACGGGGCTGGACGCCGGCCACCGTCATCTGGGACACGCCGAGCCGCTGGGTTAATGCCGACGGCATCGTTTACGAGCCGCGCAACTACGACAACGCCTTTCACGGGCCGATGCGCCTGCGCATGGCGCTGGCCAATTCGCTGAACATCCCCGCCGTCAAGGCGCTGGAATATGTCGGCGTGGAGCCTTTCGTCGAGACGATGAGCCGCCTGGGGATCACCACCTTCGACGACCCCCGGCGCTTCGGGCTGGCGATGGCCCTGGGCAGCAACGAGGTGCGCCTGCTGGAGCTGACGGCGGCCTACAACGCCCTGCGCAACGGCGGGCGGTACGTGGCTCCGGTGGCCGTGCTCAGGGTGACCAACAGCCGCGGCGAGGTGCTGGAACGCTGGCAACCCGACCAGGGCCGCCCGGTGTTCGGCCCGAACAGCGCGCAGATCGCCTACCTGATCACCAGCATCCTGAGCGACAACCACGCCCGGCGCTACATGTTCGGGGCCAACAACGTGATGGAACTGCCCGATATCATCGCCGCGGCCAAAACCGGCACCTCGAACGATTTTCGCGACTCCTGGGCGCTCGGCTACACTACCGAGGTGACTATCGGCGCGTGGGTGGGCAACAACGACGCCTCGCCGATGGAAGAGGTGGCCGGGGCCAATGGGGCTGGGCAGATCTGGCGCGAGTTGATGCTACGCTACCACCTCGGGCGTCCGGCCACGCCCTTTCCGCGCCCCCCGGGCATCGAAGAGATCCCCATCTGCGCCGACACCGGCGGGCGGGCCGGGCCAGGCTGCCCGCGCCCGACCACCGAACTGTTCATCGCTGGCAGCGGGCCGAAAGAGGTGGACGTGGTCTATCAAACCGTGCGCGTCGGCGGCAATGGGACCTGTCTGGCCGCCTCTTACACTCCCGCTGCCGAGGTGCGCGAGGTGCAGTACCCCCTCTACCCGCCGGAGTTCCGCGAGTGGGCCGCCCGCAACGCCCCGCAGCCGCCTACCGAGGTCTGTCCGCCGCCTCAGGCGCCGGCAGAGATCATCGCGCGGCTGGCGCCGATAGGCGTTAGCGGTGTCGTCACCGGAACCCAGGTCTTCATCAGCGGCACGGCGCGTGGCCCCTTCAGCCTCGAAGTCGGCCCCGGCAGCGCCCCGAACACCTGGCAGACCATCGCTCAGAATCCCATTCCGGTGGAGGACGGCCTGCTGGGAGTCTGGATCACCAGCGGCCTGGCGCCGGGTGACTACACCCTGCGCCTGCGGGTGATCACGGTGGAGGGGTTCAGTGTCACGGCGGAGCAGGTGGTGCGCTACGCGCCGGGGCGGTAA
- the pheT gene encoding phenylalanine--tRNA ligase subunit beta, which translates to MKVPLSWLKEFVAVDLPPEELARLLTFSGLEVAAVQYVGVEGAELPWDPERIVTCNVLEVLPHPNADRLVLATVDYGAPEPHTVVTGAPNLFPYRGQGRLSHPLKAVFAREGARLYDGHAEGRVITTLKGRPVRGVMSDAMLCSEKELGISEDHEGVLILEDDAPVGVPARDVLGEVVLEIEITPNYARALSIVGVAREVAALTGAPLILPDPQVLAEGPPIAGRAAVTIEDPDLCPRFTLGLAEQVRVGPSPRWMRHRLLHAGMRPINNVVDISNYVMLEWGQPTHAFDADRVAGQHLIVRLARPGERLVTLDGKDRDLTPGPESGLERAPLLVCDATGPLAVAGVMGGEFSEVREDTTRVLLEAAIWEPVQIRKTARSLKLPSEASRRFERGVDYALPPIAQRRCLELMRRYAGATIAQGLIDAYPRPWRPLTLELTPSEVRRILGITLSAPAIAELLGRLGFGCTLCEGDEPAVLVEVPSFRQDVTITADLCEEVARLYGYDRIPVTRLADALPPSDPHPELALERRVREVLVGAGLTELITHSLIDMNLVAALAPSEAVADRYLKLANPNTPERTYMRRSLLPSLAAALEFNLRERERALLFEIGRVYLKSEPPGANGRWLPDEPRRLAIAMAGPREPERWQGADRQPFDFFDLKGVVEVLAARLGLADRLRYVPLTDDERFHPGRSAALLLESGDGPARQVGVLGELHPAVRERLGLSVPRAVAAELDLDALFGAVRPPTFAPLSRFPATVQDLSIVAPAEVPAARVEALIRRGAGPLLESLTLFDVYTGPQIGADRRSLTYHLTFRAPDRTLTDEELARVRKKIISGLEREIGATIRG; encoded by the coding sequence ATGAAAGTACCGTTGAGCTGGCTCAAGGAGTTCGTTGCGGTCGATCTGCCGCCCGAAGAACTCGCCCGTTTGTTGACGTTTAGCGGCCTTGAGGTTGCCGCGGTGCAGTATGTGGGGGTCGAAGGCGCCGAGTTGCCCTGGGACCCCGAGCGGATCGTCACGTGCAATGTTCTCGAGGTCCTGCCGCATCCCAATGCCGATCGGCTGGTGCTCGCCACCGTAGACTACGGCGCGCCCGAGCCGCATACGGTGGTGACCGGCGCGCCCAACCTGTTTCCCTATCGCGGCCAGGGTCGCCTCTCTCACCCGCTGAAGGCGGTCTTCGCCCGTGAGGGCGCCCGGCTCTACGATGGGCACGCTGAGGGCCGGGTGATCACCACCCTCAAGGGTCGCCCCGTGCGCGGGGTGATGAGCGATGCGATGCTCTGCTCCGAAAAGGAACTGGGCATCAGCGAGGATCACGAGGGCGTGCTGATCCTGGAGGATGATGCGCCCGTGGGCGTGCCCGCGCGCGATGTGCTCGGCGAGGTGGTGCTGGAGATCGAGATCACGCCTAACTATGCCCGCGCTCTCTCTATCGTCGGTGTTGCCCGCGAGGTCGCCGCGCTTACCGGTGCGCCGCTAATCCTCCCCGACCCCCAGGTGCTGGCCGAAGGGCCGCCCATCGCCGGCCGCGCCGCCGTAACCATTGAGGACCCTGACCTCTGCCCCCGCTTTACCCTCGGCCTGGCCGAGCAGGTCCGGGTCGGCCCCTCGCCCCGCTGGATGCGGCATCGCCTCCTGCACGCCGGCATGCGCCCGATTAACAATGTGGTGGATATTTCCAACTATGTCATGCTAGAGTGGGGCCAGCCGACCCACGCCTTTGACGCTGACCGCGTAGCCGGCCAGCACCTGATCGTCCGTCTGGCGCGCCCCGGCGAACGGCTCGTGACCCTCGACGGCAAGGACCGTGACCTGACTCCCGGACCTGAGAGCGGCCTGGAGCGGGCGCCGTTGCTGGTCTGTGATGCGACCGGGCCGCTGGCGGTGGCCGGGGTGATGGGCGGCGAGTTCTCCGAGGTGCGCGAAGATACCACCCGCGTGCTGCTGGAGGCGGCGATCTGGGAGCCAGTGCAGATCCGCAAGACCGCCCGGAGCTTGAAGTTGCCCAGCGAGGCTTCGCGACGCTTCGAGCGCGGGGTAGATTACGCCCTCCCGCCCATCGCCCAGCGCCGCTGTCTGGAGTTGATGCGCCGCTATGCCGGCGCCACCATCGCCCAGGGCCTCATTGACGCCTATCCGCGCCCCTGGCGGCCGCTGACGCTCGAACTGACCCCCTCCGAGGTCCGGCGCATCCTGGGCATCACTCTCTCCGCCCCGGCAATCGCCGAGTTGCTTGGACGCCTCGGCTTCGGCTGCACCCTCTGTGAGGGCGACGAGCCGGCGGTGCTCGTGGAGGTGCCCTCGTTCCGCCAGGACGTGACCATTACTGCTGACCTGTGCGAGGAGGTGGCCCGGCTCTACGGCTACGACCGTATCCCTGTCACCCGCCTGGCCGATGCGTTGCCCCCCTCCGACCCGCACCCTGAACTGGCCCTGGAACGGCGTGTGCGCGAGGTGCTGGTCGGCGCGGGATTGACCGAGTTAATCACTCACTCCCTGATTGACATGAACCTGGTGGCGGCGCTGGCCCCGTCGGAGGCGGTCGCCGACCGCTACCTCAAACTGGCCAACCCCAACACGCCCGAACGGACATACATGCGCCGCTCGCTGCTGCCCTCGCTGGCCGCGGCCCTGGAGTTCAACCTCCGTGAACGCGAGCGGGCATTGCTGTTTGAGATCGGGCGCGTCTACCTCAAGTCCGAGCCTCCTGGCGCGAATGGGCGCTGGCTCCCTGATGAACCGCGCCGGCTGGCCATCGCCATGGCCGGTCCCCGCGAACCGGAACGCTGGCAGGGCGCCGACCGCCAACCCTTCGATTTCTTCGATCTTAAGGGAGTGGTCGAAGTCCTGGCCGCGCGCCTCGGCCTTGCCGACCGGCTGCGCTACGTTCCCCTGACTGATGACGAGCGTTTCCATCCCGGTCGCTCCGCGGCGCTGCTGCTGGAGTCTGGCGACGGCCCCGCGCGCCAGGTGGGCGTGCTGGGCGAACTGCACCCGGCTGTCCGTGAACGGCTCGGTCTGAGCGTGCCACGGGCAGTCGCTGCCGAGCTTGACCTCGACGCGCTCTTCGGCGCGGTCCGGCCGCCAACATTCGCACCGCTGTCCCGTTTCCCCGCCACGGTGCAGGATCTCTCGATCGTCGCCCCGGCGGAGGTGCCGGCCGCCCGCGTAGAAGCGCTGATCCGTCGCGGCGCCGGCCCGCTCCTCGAATCCCTGACCCTCTTCGATGTATATACCGGGCCGCAGATCGGGGCCGATCGCCGCAGCCTCACCTATCACCTGACCTTTCGCGCCCCCGACCGCACGCTGACCGATGAAGAACTGGCCCGGGTGCGAAAGAAGATCATTTCAGGGTTGGAGCGGGAGATCGGAGCGACGATCAGGGGGTAG
- a CDS encoding division/cell wall cluster transcriptional repressor MraZ has protein sequence MFIGTFESVVEPSGRIALPLAFRAAAIEGLIVTRGFERCAQAFPIPIWQELARRVNALPLFVDGARQARSLLFATAAEVTLDATGMVLLPRLLLAYAGITSTVVLVGMGAFFELWAPESWHAASDRLLDAASRWAGGDLPPILADI, from the coding sequence ATGTTCATCGGTACGTTCGAGAGCGTGGTCGAACCATCCGGTCGCATTGCGCTCCCGCTCGCGTTTCGCGCCGCCGCCATTGAGGGCCTGATTGTGACCCGCGGCTTCGAGCGCTGCGCGCAGGCGTTTCCCATCCCCATCTGGCAGGAGCTTGCCCGGCGCGTGAATGCCCTGCCGCTCTTTGTTGACGGCGCGCGCCAGGCTCGCAGCCTGCTCTTTGCCACTGCCGCCGAGGTGACCCTCGATGCCACAGGGATGGTGCTCCTCCCTCGCCTGCTGCTGGCCTACGCCGGGATCACCTCGACGGTTGTGCTAGTCGGGATGGGCGCCTTCTTTGAACTCTGGGCGCCTGAGTCCTGGCACGCGGCCAGCGACCGGCTGCTGGACGCGGCGAGCCGCTGGGCCGGGGGCGATCTGCCGCCGATCCTGGCGGATATCTAG
- a CDS encoding SUMF1/EgtB/PvdO family nonheme iron enzyme, with translation MSDLASTLSVSIVAVAAALADVAAADPEAASLTGRLTALATLGDGAPAAALTRAIARAEARLRDERPVTAGPLVALLCNPHPAAARFRAAAVEELLLAGEPDLARLVELYRREVRAALAAAGAETPPWRLIGPPLIRLLGELLPAAFAGQARLRRCLPTEAERALFDRLRAARIAAFAPEPFGQSIVATSGASIAQVRQTIVHGDLYALPASPPPDLPLLYARYRAFVAETFGALDFRGIMQGHTATRIPLERIYVPLMGRARHDERGPDAPPASLHEFVRAQPLLVVLGDPGSGKSTLVRYLLLSLTRGDARRDLGLDPLWLPIFFPVAAFATARSQPGAGDLSPLEYLSVYYGGLSQPDYSPLFLRALTMGRALVLFDGLDEVRDDRQGIVRALEAFAREWDAPGNRFVATARIVGYEEAPLDPDLFAVVIIQPLSDELIGAFIERWSRAYAAIGAPPAASDGDLLSDLMREAASAEVERRVAAHVAALSAAVFSTPQVTDLARNPLLLTILALIHYQGARLPDRRADLYRLCVEALAETWNRTRSLSGRPIAVQLGDEQIDERFVVNVLGPVALWLHGERAGGLIEHDELERHIAATLAQSDGLPRQRARRLAREFIELMRRDTGLLIERGYRRFAFLHLTFEEYLAARGLLESVAVERPDALIQRYALDPRWHEVLRLAIASASQREAQRLLLSLLASPAGDEQRGLPAVLAGECLLDAGRNAAGGRAWEAGLAALLAVVADPAAPLNIRVAAGGVLGRLGDPRLLDLATGRAAGAGEAVVPDYWCDVPAGTFWHGDERQRRGRRAALKPVELPYAFRIARYPVTNAEFARFIAAGGYGDPRWWSVTGRAFLQPDGQRAPPEERGTPITQPGLWRVASYNGPTQPVVGVSWYEAAAFCAWLTAEGRAAGWLYPGEMLRLPTALEWERAARHLDQRLYPWGDEPPDTGRANFADCALHAPSPIGCFPAGAAVCGALDLAGNVWEWTCSLADAPEERAPRADVAPGETPVIKGGAFNWQAEGLRCGAYHRFPPIQRYNVLGFRLVWVVAEERL, from the coding sequence ATGAGCGACCTGGCTTCCACTCTGAGCGTATCTATCGTGGCCGTGGCAGCGGCGCTCGCCGACGTCGCCGCCGCCGATCCCGAAGCAGCCTCGCTTACAGGCCGGCTCACCGCGCTCGCCACGCTCGGCGACGGCGCGCCTGCCGCGGCGCTGACCCGCGCCATTGCCCGGGCCGAGGCGCGCCTGCGTGATGAGCGCCCCGTCACGGCCGGGCCGCTGGTCGCGCTGCTATGCAATCCTCATCCCGCCGCCGCGCGCTTTCGCGCCGCCGCTGTGGAGGAGTTGCTGCTCGCGGGCGAGCCGGATCTGGCGCGCCTGGTGGAGCTGTACCGTCGCGAGGTGCGCGCCGCCCTCGCCGCTGCCGGCGCCGAGACGCCGCCCTGGCGCCTGATTGGCCCGCCGTTGATCCGCCTGCTCGGCGAGCTGCTGCCCGCGGCGTTTGCCGGGCAGGCCCGGCTGCGCCGCTGCCTGCCCACCGAGGCCGAGCGCGCCCTGTTCGACCGCCTGCGCGCCGCTCGCATCGCTGCTTTCGCCCCCGAACCGTTCGGCCAGAGCATCGTCGCCACCTCCGGGGCCTCCATCGCCCAGGTGCGGCAGACCATTGTCCACGGCGATCTCTACGCCCTGCCGGCATCGCCCCCGCCCGATCTGCCCCTGCTCTACGCCCGCTATCGCGCCTTTGTCGCCGAGACATTCGGAGCGCTGGATTTTCGCGGGATCATGCAGGGGCATACAGCCACGCGCATCCCCCTGGAGCGGATCTACGTTCCGCTCATGGGCCGCGCCCGGCACGATGAACGCGGTCCTGACGCGCCACCCGCTTCGCTCCACGAGTTCGTGCGCGCGCAGCCGCTGCTGGTCGTGCTCGGCGACCCCGGCAGCGGCAAGAGCACCCTGGTGCGCTACCTGCTGCTGTCCCTCACCCGCGGCGATGCCCGTCGCGACCTGGGCCTCGACCCGCTCTGGCTGCCGATCTTCTTTCCCGTGGCCGCCTTCGCCACTGCTCGCTCCCAGCCCGGCGCGGGTGATCTCTCGCCCCTGGAGTATCTCAGCGTCTACTACGGCGGCCTCTCCCAGCCCGACTACAGCCCGCTGTTCCTGCGCGCCCTCACGATGGGCCGCGCCCTGGTGCTCTTCGACGGTCTCGACGAGGTGCGCGACGACCGCCAGGGGATCGTTCGAGCGCTGGAGGCGTTTGCCCGCGAGTGGGACGCCCCGGGCAATCGCTTCGTGGCCACTGCGCGCATCGTCGGCTACGAGGAGGCGCCCCTCGACCCCGATCTGTTCGCCGTGGTCATCATCCAGCCCCTCTCCGATGAGCTGATCGGCGCTTTTATCGAACGCTGGAGCCGGGCCTATGCCGCCATCGGCGCGCCGCCGGCAGCAAGCGACGGCGATCTGCTCTCCGACCTGATGCGCGAGGCCGCCAGCGCCGAGGTGGAGCGCCGCGTCGCCGCGCACGTCGCTGCGCTCAGCGCTGCGGTGTTCTCAACCCCCCAGGTCACCGACCTGGCGCGCAATCCGCTGTTGCTGACCATCCTGGCGCTGATCCACTATCAAGGCGCCCGCCTGCCTGATCGCCGGGCTGATCTCTACCGCCTCTGCGTCGAGGCGCTGGCCGAAACCTGGAACCGCACCCGCTCGTTGAGCGGCCGTCCTATCGCCGTGCAACTCGGCGATGAGCAGATTGATGAGCGCTTCGTGGTCAATGTGCTGGGTCCGGTGGCCCTCTGGCTGCACGGTGAACGCGCCGGGGGCCTGATCGAGCACGATGAACTGGAGCGCCACATTGCCGCCACCCTCGCGCAGAGCGACGGCCTGCCGCGGCAGCGCGCCCGGCGTCTGGCCCGCGAGTTCATCGAACTGATGCGCCGCGATACCGGGCTGCTTATTGAACGGGGCTACCGCCGTTTCGCTTTTCTCCATCTGACCTTCGAGGAGTATCTGGCCGCCCGCGGGCTGCTGGAGTCGGTGGCGGTCGAGCGCCCCGATGCATTGATACAGCGCTACGCCCTCGATCCGCGCTGGCACGAGGTGCTGCGTCTGGCTATCGCCTCGGCCTCGCAGCGGGAGGCGCAGCGTTTGCTGCTCTCCCTGCTGGCGTCGCCCGCCGGAGACGAGCAGCGGGGTCTACCCGCCGTACTGGCAGGCGAATGTCTCCTCGATGCCGGGCGCAATGCCGCTGGCGGGCGCGCCTGGGAAGCGGGCCTGGCGGCCCTGCTGGCCGTGGTGGCCGACCCCGCCGCGCCGCTCAACATTCGTGTCGCGGCTGGCGGCGTACTTGGACGTCTGGGCGATCCGCGGCTGCTCGACCTGGCTACCGGCCGCGCTGCGGGCGCCGGCGAGGCGGTAGTTCCCGATTACTGGTGCGATGTGCCCGCAGGCACGTTCTGGCACGGCGACGAACGCCAGCGCCGCGGACGCCGGGCTGCGCTGAAGCCGGTCGAACTGCCCTACGCCTTTCGCATCGCCCGCTACCCCGTGACCAATGCTGAGTTCGCCCGCTTCATCGCCGCCGGCGGGTACGGCGACCCGCGCTGGTGGAGCGTGACAGGCCGGGCCTTCCTCCAGCCCGATGGTCAGCGCGCCCCGCCCGAAGAACGCGGCACGCCCATTACGCAGCCGGGGTTGTGGAGGGTCGCCAGCTACAACGGCCCTACGCAGCCAGTGGTGGGCGTCTCGTGGTATGAAGCGGCGGCCTTCTGCGCCTGGCTGACAGCCGAGGGCCGGGCAGCGGGCTGGCTCTACCCCGGCGAGATGTTGCGCCTGCCAACGGCGCTGGAGTGGGAACGGGCCGCACGCCACCTCGACCAGCGTCTGTACCCCTGGGGTGACGAGCCACCTGACACGGGCCGCGCCAACTTTGCCGATTGCGCCCTGCACGCGCCCAGCCCCATCGGCTGCTTTCCCGCTGGCGCTGCGGTCTGCGGGGCGCTGGACCTGGCCGGCAATGTCTGGGAGTGGACCTGCAGCCTGGCCGACGCCCCGGAGGAGCGCGCGCCGCGCGCCGATGTCGCGCCCGGTGAAACGCCGGTGATCAAAGGCGGGGCCTTCAACTGGCAGGCCGAGGGACTGCGATGCGGGGCCTATCATCGTTTCCCGCCTATTCAGCGCTATAACGTGCTGGGCTTTCGTCTGGTCTGGGTTGTTGCCGAGGAGCGTCTATGA